The following are from one region of the Variovorax sp. V213 genome:
- a CDS encoding tetratricopeptide repeat protein, with protein sequence MKDAMSRKHAISYLRGQGFSLPEQSAGAHAWCLRLAEEGDVVAQCVLSVLFSTGLTGHREEILAFKWCDIAANSGFQDAKHALAAYLISGRQVERQPRRGVAMLAELVEAGHLPSMISLGMLMLSGHSEFVPKDEAGAIDLLLAPAQAGDPLSQCLVGGQLILSDDPGVQLSGAKWIASAAEGGLSSAHRFLATFHRDGRYGYPVDPEKVAVHDAIAQRLEDEGL encoded by the coding sequence GTGAAAGATGCAATGTCGCGAAAGCACGCCATCTCGTATTTGCGCGGGCAAGGCTTTTCGCTGCCCGAGCAATCCGCTGGCGCACATGCTTGGTGTTTGCGCCTCGCGGAAGAAGGCGACGTTGTTGCCCAATGCGTTTTGTCCGTACTTTTCTCAACCGGACTCACGGGGCACCGGGAAGAGATATTGGCCTTCAAGTGGTGTGACATCGCTGCCAACAGTGGCTTCCAAGACGCGAAACATGCGCTGGCAGCGTATCTGATAAGCGGCAGGCAAGTGGAGCGGCAGCCTCGACGTGGAGTAGCGATGCTTGCCGAGCTGGTTGAGGCCGGGCACCTTCCTTCGATGATTTCGCTGGGCATGCTGATGTTGAGCGGGCATTCCGAATTCGTCCCCAAAGACGAGGCGGGTGCTATCGATCTTCTTTTGGCGCCTGCGCAGGCCGGCGATCCGCTCAGTCAGTGCCTCGTTGGGGGCCAGCTTATCTTGAGCGATGATCCCGGCGTTCAGCTCTCTGGTGCCAAGTGGATAGCCTCAGCTGCAGAGGGCGGCCTGTCGTCCGCTCACAGATTCTTGGCAACTTTCCATCGCGATGGCAGATACGGCTACCCCGTAGATCCAGAAAAAGTCGCAGTACATGATGCGATTGCTCAGCGCCTGGAAGATGAAGGTCTATAG
- a CDS encoding relaxase/mobilization nuclease domain-containing protein, producing the protein MRAGRSGRGAADAPRDMALDIVSYGRRGPSGRLRFGADQIAQIQRTVGRTPEVMVKVSGGGRDVGGVEAHLRYIGRHGKLPIETDEGLAQQGRGAAKEITADWQLELCRSQYKPRPALGQKDTRAKLVHNIVLSMPAGTPPEKVLAAARVFARENFALQYRYAMVLHTDQPHPHVHLVVKCEHEFEPGKRLYIRKDTLRQWREQFAALMREQGVAANATPRQVRGQIRKPYRDAIHHRLRALRAFGQLPPSDRTRHRPPKTSTFMRAKLESVLQALRSGRGALDDGQEKTRNTRAEVVTDWRATADALRSQGQAELADRVERFVTRMPAVQTDAHRLADRWRETERSRAPERADAISSGPRVR; encoded by the coding sequence ATGCGCGCGGGCCGAAGCGGCCGCGGCGCGGCCGATGCGCCGCGCGACATGGCGCTGGACATCGTGAGCTACGGTCGGCGAGGACCGAGCGGCAGGCTGCGCTTCGGCGCCGACCAGATCGCGCAGATCCAGCGCACGGTGGGGCGCACGCCCGAGGTGATGGTGAAGGTCTCCGGCGGCGGACGGGATGTCGGCGGCGTCGAGGCCCATCTGCGCTACATCGGCCGCCACGGCAAGCTGCCGATCGAAACCGACGAGGGACTGGCGCAGCAGGGCCGGGGTGCAGCCAAGGAGATCACGGCCGACTGGCAGCTGGAGCTTTGCAGAAGCCAGTACAAGCCGAGACCCGCCCTGGGGCAGAAAGACACGCGTGCGAAGCTGGTCCACAACATCGTCCTGTCCATGCCCGCCGGCACGCCACCGGAAAAGGTACTGGCTGCCGCCCGCGTCTTTGCGCGCGAGAACTTCGCGCTGCAATATCGCTACGCCATGGTGCTGCACACCGATCAGCCGCACCCGCATGTGCATCTGGTGGTCAAGTGCGAGCACGAGTTCGAGCCTGGCAAGCGCCTCTACATCCGCAAAGACACGCTGCGCCAGTGGCGCGAGCAGTTCGCCGCGTTGATGCGTGAGCAGGGGGTGGCGGCCAATGCCACACCGCGCCAAGTGCGAGGGCAGATCCGCAAGCCGTACAGGGATGCGATCCATCATCGGCTCCGCGCGCTTCGGGCATTCGGCCAACTGCCGCCCAGCGACCGGACCAGGCATCGGCCGCCGAAGACCTCGACCTTCATGCGCGCCAAGCTGGAGAGCGTCCTCCAGGCTCTGAGGTCGGGACGAGGCGCCTTGGATGACGGCCAAGAGAAGACGCGCAATACCCGGGCGGAGGTGGTCACAGATTGGCGCGCAACAGCGGATGCACTTCGAAGTCAGGGCCAGGCCGAGTTGGCCGACCGGGTGGAACGCTTCGTCACTCGCATGCCGGCTGTGCAGACTGATGCGCATCGATTGGCGGATCGATGGAGGGAGACAGAGAGAAGTCGAGCGCCGGAGCGCGCGGATGCCATCTCGTCTGGGCCACGTGTCCGATGA
- a CDS encoding helix-turn-helix domain-containing protein, with protein sequence MAADVSAGVLARTSGISSSMLSRIERGLVSPSVETLERLAQGLHVPMSRFFSDQARRTDFCHVRAGHGVLVDRIGAVADYRYELLGHLLSGNLFVEPYLVTLLPGADPYVTFQHPGLKFLYFLSGEVSYRYGDRTVEVRAGDSLLFDATALHGIEAIQTQPVSYLSVVFTLRE encoded by the coding sequence ATGGCGGCCGATGTGTCTGCCGGTGTACTGGCGAGGACCTCGGGAATCTCTTCCTCGATGCTCTCGCGCATCGAGCGGGGGTTGGTCTCGCCTTCGGTGGAAACGCTCGAGCGCCTCGCGCAGGGGCTGCACGTGCCGATGTCGCGCTTCTTCAGCGACCAGGCGCGGCGCACTGACTTCTGCCATGTGCGCGCAGGACATGGTGTCTTGGTCGATCGCATCGGTGCGGTGGCGGACTACCGCTATGAACTGTTGGGTCACCTGCTGTCGGGAAACTTGTTCGTTGAGCCTTACTTGGTCACGCTGCTGCCTGGTGCGGATCCCTATGTGACCTTCCAGCATCCGGGCCTCAAGTTCCTGTACTTCCTGTCCGGGGAGGTCAGCTACCGCTATGGCGACAGGACTGTGGAGGTGAGGGCGGGGGATTCGCTGCTTTTCGATGCGACCGCGCTGCATGGGATCGAGGCCATTCAGACTCAGCCGGTCTCTTACCTGTCGGTGGTGTTCACGCTGCGAGAGTAG
- a CDS encoding helix-turn-helix domain-containing protein translates to MPRVVANKPQPLDSASSKELQRLQQAFGEHLRALRHDRLITIEQLAELAGLHPNYVGSVERGERNLSLFNIWRLAGGLDVSVSRLVETLPARVIKRVRRAG, encoded by the coding sequence ATGCCCCGAGTAGTTGCAAACAAGCCCCAGCCACTGGACTCCGCGTCCAGCAAAGAGCTGCAGCGTCTGCAACAAGCATTTGGCGAACATCTGCGCGCCCTACGGCACGACCGCCTCATCACGATCGAGCAACTTGCGGAGTTGGCCGGCTTGCACCCCAACTACGTTGGTTCTGTTGAACGCGGCGAGCGCAACTTGTCGCTCTTCAACATTTGGAGGCTGGCCGGCGGCCTGGACGTCTCGGTCTCGCGACTTGTGGAGACGCTGCCGGCGCGGGTGATCAAGCGTGTCCGCCGAGCCGGCTAG
- a CDS encoding helix-turn-helix transcriptional regulator, with amino-acid sequence MQFEPHANHRHVDLSSATGPAFFRMADVIRITALSRATLYRRIAGGKFPPPVHLGGRACGWPRGALQRWIDDPEGYSNVSRTD; translated from the coding sequence ATGCAATTCGAACCCCATGCCAATCACCGCCATGTTGACCTGTCGAGTGCGACAGGCCCCGCGTTTTTTCGCATGGCCGACGTGATACGCATTACCGCACTGAGCCGCGCCACCTTGTATCGCAGGATTGCTGGAGGCAAGTTTCCTCCTCCTGTGCATTTGGGCGGACGCGCCTGTGGATGGCCGCGTGGGGCACTTCAGCGCTGGATCGATGATCCGGAGGGATATTCGAACGTCTCACGGACTGATTGA
- a CDS encoding IS3 family transposase (programmed frameshift), translating to MRKSRYTEEQIIGFIKQAESGLPIKDLCRKGGFSDATFYKWRAKYGGMDVPDARRLRELEAENNKLKKLLAEAHLDIHALNTAFGVKPIAPQAKRAAVAIMIGQCDLSERRACRLVGLSRDSYRNPPEVDAMTQELSNKIVEIAHARRRFGYRRIHDMLRPHFPGVNHKRVYRLYSAANLAVRKRKKVKRPANERVPLQLATTVNEVWSMDFVSDSLSTGRRIKCLTVADDFSHECVSISVDWGISGQYVTRLLDQAAVFRGYPLAVRTDNGPEFTSRAFMGWAQTHGIRHILIEPGRPMQNGYIESFNGKFRDECLNEQWFETLQQARSAITLWRQDYNEVRPHSSCQRMPPSKFAELHRQRAGDAARSTSTTTEIN from the exons ATGAGAAAGAGCAGATACACCGAGGAGCAGATCATCGGTTTCATCAAGCAAGCCGAGTCTGGCTTGCCGATCAAAGATCTGTGCCGCAAGGGCGGCTTCAGTGATGCGACCTTCTACAAATGGCGCGCCAAATACGGCGGGATGGACGTGCCCGATGCCAGGCGCCTGCGTGAGCTCGAGGCCGAGAACAACAAACTCAAGAAGCTGCTGGCCGAAGCGCACCTGGACATCCACGCGCTGAACACGGCCTTCGGGGTAAAGC CGATAGCCCCGCAAGCCAAGCGCGCGGCCGTCGCCATCATGATCGGGCAATGCGATCTGAGCGAACGACGCGCCTGCAGGCTTGTGGGGCTCTCCCGCGACAGCTACCGCAACCCACCCGAGGTCGATGCCATGACGCAAGAGCTCAGCAACAAGATCGTCGAGATCGCGCATGCACGTCGGCGCTTCGGCTATCGGCGCATCCACGACATGCTGCGCCCGCACTTCCCGGGCGTGAACCACAAGCGCGTCTACCGCCTGTACAGCGCCGCCAACCTGGCGGTGCGCAAGCGCAAGAAGGTCAAACGCCCCGCCAACGAACGCGTGCCGCTGCAACTGGCCACGACGGTCAATGAGGTGTGGAGCATGGACTTCGTCAGCGACAGCCTGAGCACGGGACGGCGCATCAAGTGCTTGACCGTGGCCGATGACTTCAGCCACGAATGCGTGAGCATCTCGGTGGACTGGGGAATCTCGGGGCAATACGTTACGCGACTGCTGGATCAAGCGGCCGTGTTCAGAGGCTACCCGCTGGCTGTGCGCACCGACAACGGCCCGGAGTTCACCAGTCGCGCCTTCATGGGCTGGGCGCAGACCCATGGCATCCGTCACATCCTGATCGAGCCGGGACGGCCCATGCAGAACGGCTACATCGAGAGCTTCAACGGCAAGTTCAGGGACGAGTGCCTGAACGAACAGTGGTTCGAGACGCTGCAGCAGGCCCGATCGGCCATCACGCTCTGGCGCCAGGACTACAACGAGGTCAGGCCGCACAGCAGTTGCCAGCGAATGCCTCCGTCGAAGTTCGCCGAGCTGCATCGCCAGCGCGCTGGCGATGCAGCTCGATCCACCTCAACAACCACCGAGATTAATTAA
- the tnpB gene encoding IS66 family insertion sequence element accessory protein TnpB (TnpB, as the term is used for proteins encoded by IS66 family insertion elements, is considered an accessory protein, since TnpC, encoded by a neighboring gene, is a DDE family transposase.), which produces MFRFDEGLKVYLHREPVDFRLSINGLAVLVEQALGLDPFASCAYVFSNRRRDRVKILGWERNGFWLLLKRLEKDRFIWPSADAVPTLTAEQLHWLLEGIDIAVVQRHSRLRYSSVA; this is translated from the coding sequence ATGTTCCGCTTCGACGAAGGGCTGAAGGTCTACCTGCACCGCGAGCCGGTGGACTTCCGGTTGAGCATCAACGGCTTGGCCGTGCTGGTGGAGCAGGCGCTGGGCCTGGACCCGTTCGCCTCGTGCGCGTACGTGTTCAGCAACCGCCGGCGCGACCGGGTGAAGATCCTGGGTTGGGAGCGCAACGGCTTCTGGCTGTTGCTCAAGCGCCTGGAGAAGGACAGGTTCATCTGGCCCTCGGCCGATGCGGTTCCCACGCTGACGGCCGAACAGCTGCACTGGTTGCTGGAGGGCATCGATATCGCGGTGGTGCAACGCCACTCTCGTCTGCGCTATTCCAGCGTGGCCTGA
- a CDS encoding contact-dependent growth inhibition system immunity protein, which translates to MNSIEQRQGKNVAAFRNRDFMYLWSMTGFGLLFNDPRIPAKLLALDESAKDIGVAVVQALSESTVLTSESFQEIFRSGEILKKGNEWDGYLIKKYGYRSSKGLYKHMHKCTISEVGESISFSPSLHDDLESWSGISAAEDVVLPSTSSSEEIGLALLEAFNRCNDAWSAP; encoded by the coding sequence ATGAACTCCATTGAACAGAGGCAAGGGAAAAATGTCGCAGCCTTCAGAAATCGCGACTTCATGTACTTATGGTCGATGACGGGGTTTGGACTCTTGTTCAATGACCCAAGAATACCTGCGAAATTATTGGCGCTGGATGAATCCGCCAAAGATATTGGTGTGGCGGTTGTTCAGGCGCTGAGTGAGAGCACTGTTTTGACGAGCGAGAGTTTTCAAGAAATTTTCCGCTCCGGAGAGATTCTAAAAAAAGGAAATGAGTGGGATGGCTATTTAATTAAGAAGTACGGCTACAGATCATCAAAGGGGCTTTATAAGCACATGCACAAATGCACAATCTCCGAAGTGGGAGAGAGCATTTCTTTTTCGCCGTCTCTTCACGACGACCTTGAGTCTTGGAGTGGAATTTCTGCCGCCGAAGATGTAGTCCTACCTTCAACCAGTTCGAGCGAGGAAATTGGCCTAGCCCTATTGGAAGCATTCAATAGGTGCAATGACGCTTGGAGCGCGCCTTAA
- a CDS encoding transposase — protein sequence MTEQYAELRSRLVVGRKSDGRGVYDEAAKKELIVACLKPGVSVARMAMEHGVNTNLLRTWITAYQRRSAQVPTGDIARTHDAAFVAVRVEGEQDPPQRERAVAAPAVAHTPATAVAVIPNESSLAASTPMVGLQVRLPNGVQLDLGETSLQELPTLVQMLSRLPCSASTKG from the coding sequence ATGACAGAGCAGTACGCGGAGTTGAGAAGCCGGCTGGTTGTGGGACGCAAGAGTGACGGTCGCGGCGTCTACGACGAAGCTGCCAAGAAGGAATTGATCGTTGCCTGCCTCAAGCCGGGAGTGTCGGTGGCACGCATGGCGATGGAGCACGGTGTCAACACGAACCTTCTGAGGACGTGGATCACGGCTTACCAGCGGCGAAGTGCCCAGGTGCCGACTGGTGACATCGCGCGAACGCACGATGCGGCATTCGTTGCCGTGCGCGTAGAGGGTGAACAGGATCCGCCGCAGCGCGAGCGTGCGGTGGCTGCGCCCGCGGTAGCCCACACACCTGCTACGGCCGTGGCGGTGATCCCGAATGAGAGCTCCTTGGCGGCATCGACCCCGATGGTCGGTTTGCAGGTGCGGCTGCCCAACGGTGTGCAGCTCGATCTCGGCGAGACGAGCTTGCAGGAATTGCCGACGCTGGTGCAGATGTTGAGCCGATTGCCATGTTCCGCTTCGACGAAGGGCTGA
- a CDS encoding DUF262 domain-containing protein gives MSVISPHYRTIKDLLQSRSFAIDEYQREYKWERKNLQDLLNDLLGKFSADHRPEHETKEVANYGEYFLGSIIVSQRGGRSYLVDGQQRVTSLTLFLIYLYRAAEAKKLNVTKTMAPLIYSDDMGETRFNLDIPERLGLIEALYKGQSFSTVDKDESVQTMYARYQDIEASELVEDLGEGLPHFIYWLLTKVGLIEIATSNDDYANVIFESMNDRGKPLSPADMLKAYLLAPITDPAERAKVNQAWKSQVLALISWNQEPDAERDAEFMKAWLRAQHAESIRERKPGATDKDWELIGNVFHRWTRDNHKYLGLGKAEANRRFITERFAFFAKVWLQVQDACRQYTPGLEAIYYNAHNDLTLQSTVLLAPLMETDDAETVRRKLGVTATYLDIWLMRRVVNYVRTGYSSIYYTMAVLCRDIRRKPLAELVTILQDKLADDDVSFSAYEAKNRKGLRDFGLNQHSKRFVFHLLARVTAATEAGAGRKDNFAILVDRRGSNPFDIEHIWANDYGMHSAVFADEKEFEILRDNAAALLLLPQDVNRSLQDQPYDYKRNVYGQQNFYAASLSDAVYAHQPQFKAYRESIAQPFEPYANFTKGEHAKRAELLLGLVERIWSPQRLQAAAALD, from the coding sequence ATGAGTGTTATCTCGCCGCACTACCGTACGATCAAGGACCTACTGCAAAGCCGTTCCTTTGCTATCGACGAGTACCAGCGGGAGTACAAATGGGAAAGAAAGAACCTCCAGGATCTGCTGAACGACTTGCTGGGGAAGTTCTCCGCCGACCATCGGCCTGAGCACGAGACCAAGGAAGTCGCCAACTACGGGGAGTATTTCCTGGGCTCCATCATCGTCAGCCAGCGGGGCGGGAGGAGCTACCTGGTGGACGGCCAGCAGCGTGTCACCTCGCTCACGCTGTTCCTGATCTATCTATACCGCGCGGCCGAGGCGAAAAAGCTCAACGTGACGAAAACCATGGCGCCGCTGATCTACAGCGACGATATGGGCGAGACCCGGTTCAACCTGGACATCCCGGAACGCCTGGGCCTGATCGAGGCGCTGTACAAGGGCCAATCGTTCTCGACCGTCGACAAAGACGAGTCCGTCCAAACTATGTACGCTCGCTATCAGGACATCGAGGCGAGCGAGCTCGTCGAGGACCTCGGCGAGGGACTGCCCCATTTCATCTATTGGCTGCTCACGAAGGTCGGACTGATCGAGATCGCCACCAGTAACGACGACTACGCCAACGTCATCTTCGAGTCGATGAATGACCGCGGTAAGCCCCTCAGCCCTGCTGACATGCTCAAGGCCTATCTCCTAGCGCCCATCACTGATCCAGCGGAGCGCGCCAAGGTAAACCAAGCGTGGAAGAGCCAGGTGCTGGCACTGATCTCGTGGAACCAGGAACCCGACGCCGAGCGTGATGCCGAGTTCATGAAGGCCTGGCTGCGCGCACAACACGCCGAGTCGATCCGCGAGCGCAAGCCCGGCGCAACCGACAAAGACTGGGAGCTTATCGGCAATGTGTTCCACCGTTGGACGCGCGACAACCACAAGTACTTGGGGCTGGGGAAGGCGGAGGCGAATCGCCGCTTCATCACCGAGCGATTCGCCTTCTTCGCCAAGGTCTGGCTGCAAGTCCAGGACGCGTGCCGGCAGTACACGCCTGGGTTGGAGGCGATCTACTACAACGCGCATAACGACTTGACACTGCAGTCCACGGTGCTGCTCGCGCCGTTGATGGAGACGGACGATGCGGAGACCGTGCGTCGCAAGTTGGGCGTGACCGCGACCTATCTCGACATCTGGCTAATGCGCCGCGTAGTGAACTACGTGCGTACCGGTTATTCCTCCATCTACTACACAATGGCTGTGCTCTGCCGCGACATCCGCCGCAAGCCGCTGGCGGAACTGGTGACCATTCTGCAAGACAAGCTGGCGGACGATGACGTAAGTTTCTCGGCCTACGAAGCCAAGAACCGTAAGGGGCTTCGCGACTTCGGCCTCAACCAGCATAGCAAGCGCTTCGTCTTTCACCTGTTGGCGCGCGTGACCGCAGCAACCGAGGCTGGTGCTGGGCGCAAGGACAATTTCGCCATACTAGTGGATAGGAGGGGAAGCAACCCCTTCGATATCGAGCACATCTGGGCGAACGACTACGGAATGCACAGCGCAGTGTTCGCGGACGAGAAAGAGTTCGAGATCCTGCGAGACAACGCGGCTGCACTTCTGCTGTTGCCCCAGGACGTGAATCGCAGCCTGCAGGACCAGCCTTACGACTACAAGCGAAACGTGTATGGGCAGCAGAACTTTTATGCCGCCAGCCTGAGCGACGCTGTGTATGCGCATCAACCGCAGTTCAAGGCGTACCGGGAAAGCATTGCGCAGCCTTTCGAGCCTTACGCAAACTTCACCAAGGGCGAGCACGCGAAGCGGGCGGAACTGCTGCTGGGACTAGTGGAGCGGATTTGGTCGCCCCAACGGTTGCAGGCGGCCGCCGCGCTTGATTGA